One Anaerolineae bacterium genomic window carries:
- a CDS encoding Gfo/Idh/MocA family oxidoreductase — protein MSDKVRIGFIGAGNIARGHATRLHESGLAQVVSLADPSEQSLAKLIAARPELAEVPTFSDYREMLEKVELDAVEIHSPHCFHPQQILDSLDAGKHVLCEKPLTSTVSEAHQVIAKRDETGKVLMISYQRHYVPAYRYMREMAVGGKLGQLNTVALTLTQNWLRSSAGTWRQDAKLSCGGQLNDSGSHVVDMMLWCSGLRAKEVYAQMNNFHLEVDVDSAITVRFESGAIGNVTVLGSTPGYWEMFGIYGSEGSVMYDNIGGLQQHLVGSQPERPSLGEPESNPDLNFVRAIMGLEEVEVPAECGLRVIELTEAAWRSAKLDRPVEVAGL, from the coding sequence ATGTCCGACAAGGTCCGTATCGGCTTCATCGGCGCCGGCAACATCGCCCGCGGCCACGCCACCCGTCTGCACGAGAGCGGCCTGGCTCAAGTCGTGAGCCTGGCCGACCCCAGCGAGCAAAGCCTGGCCAAGCTCATCGCCGCGCGCCCCGAGCTCGCCGAAGTCCCCACCTTCTCCGACTACCGAGAGATGTTGGAGAAGGTGGAGCTCGACGCAGTGGAGATCCATTCGCCTCATTGCTTTCACCCCCAGCAGATCCTCGACTCTCTGGATGCGGGCAAGCACGTGCTCTGCGAGAAGCCTCTGACTTCCACCGTGTCCGAGGCGCATCAAGTGATCGCCAAGCGCGACGAGACGGGCAAGGTGCTCATGATCTCCTATCAGCGCCACTACGTCCCCGCCTACCGCTACATGCGGGAGATGGCGGTGGGCGGTAAGCTAGGCCAACTCAATACCGTCGCCCTCACCCTCACCCAGAACTGGCTCCGCAGCAGCGCTGGCACCTGGCGCCAGGACGCCAAGCTCTCCTGCGGCGGCCAACTGAACGACTCGGGCAGCCATGTGGTGGACATGATGCTCTGGTGCAGCGGCCTTCGAGCCAAAGAGGTCTACGCTCAGATGAACAACTTCCACCTGGAAGTGGATGTGGATAGCGCCATCACGGTGCGGTTCGAGAGCGGCGCCATCGGCAACGTCACCGTCCTGGGCAGCACGCCCGGCTACTGGGAGATGTTCGGCATCTACGGCAGCGAAGGCAGCGTGATGTACGACAACATCGGCGGGCTACAGCAGCACCTGGTGGGCAGCCAGCCTGAGCGCCCGTCCCTGGGCGAGCCGGAGAGCAACCCAGACCTGAACTTCGTGCGCGCCATCATGGGGCTGGAGGAAGTGGAGGTGCCGGCCGAATGCGGCCTACGGGTCATAGAGCTCACCGAGGCCGCCTGGCGCTCCGCCAAGCTCGACCGGCCAGTGGAGGTGGCCGGGCTCTAG